CCAGGCCCAGCTCAGCCACTTCCTGTGAGTAGGTCTGGGTAACAGCATTGACTCTCAGATAAGGTCACCCCAGACCTGGTTCCTTGCCAAGTGTGCTGCAGAGCCCAAGTGAACCTGGGTATCTGAGACCCTGCTGTAATGTAAGAGGTTCTGCACTGGGAAAGAGCCATACCCCAGggtggctctgaggttaagagcactggctgctattccagaggccctgagttcaatccccagcaaccacgaggtggctcacaaccatctgtaatgagatctggtgccctcttctgacctgtagtggagacatacatgcaagaagaACACTgtagacataaaaaataaataaatcgaaggaggaggaggaggaggaggaggaggaggaggaggaggaggaggaggaggaggaggaggaggaggaggagaaggagaaggaggaggaggagacgtCTGTGGCCAGAGAATCAAGCAAGGCACATTCTTTTGGAACAGCCTGGAGGAGTCTTTCCTGCCTTGCATACCCAGCTTCCATGGCCCAAGAAGGATGCTTCTGCTCATCCATCCCCACCCACATGAACAGACACATAGCAAAGCCAGTTGATGGAGCCAGCTGAGGCttctttattttggaaaataCAATTGAACTGGGTTTTGAGGGGAGTCGGGGGGTGGCTAGAGAGGTACGCCTCTGATCCTCTGGTGGGTCTCTCCTTTCCTGTACTCTGACATACAGATGTCTCCTCCATGGGCAGCTTTAGGAGCCCAGGCTGGCAACGTCTCCAGGGGCCGTTCACTTGGGCAGGATATCAGAGGACTCAGACACCAGCTTCCCATCGCGGGTTTCAATCTTCTTCACAACCACAGCCTTGGTGCGACTATAAGAGCTGGAGCCCCCGACAGAGCCGAAGCCGGGCTGGAAGGAGCTCACGCCATAGTTGAAGCCAGGGCTGGTGAGTCCCCCGTAGGCTGAGTTCAGCCCTCCTGGTCCAGGACAAGGGAGAGAGGCAGCCAAATGAGCACAAGGTTAGTGCCCTCTCTCCCTAATCGCTCTCTGCTACCCACAGATGAGAGGCTGGCCCAGACCTGACTGATGGCTATGTGGGGCACAACTCAGCTGTCTGGAGAAGCAGCCCCCAAATGGAAAAGCTTCCCTCCAGCTACATGTGCCTGGCAAGCACTCACCTGAGCCCTTCTCTCGGCTGCTTGGAGGGAAATGTGAAAGCATAAAAGCCCACAATAACTCACGTAGGGAACTTCACACGGGCCTGGTGCACAGCTTGCATCTATGTGCGGCTTTCTATTATGAGTGTGTTCTTTAGGTTCTTAGTCTGTCACCATCCCCTTTGTCCCTGTCAACTGCTGAGCACAGCCTCTCCCAGAGCCCTGACCTCCTTGGTCCTCTGCCTTTTATCCCCGAGGACACTCACCTGCGTAGCCACTGCTGGTCTTTGTATGGATGCTCAAGTTCTGCATCCCAGACTCTAGCCTGTAACCAGATGCACGGGTGTCAGGACCAACTCTTGTCCTCTCACAGCAGAATCCAAATCCCAGGAAGGCTCCAGACACCCTCCCCATTCCAGGTCCCAAGAGAGACCTCCAGACCCACCTGCTCTCCTCGCCCTCCAGCAGCTTCCTGTAGGTGGCGATCTCGATGTCCAGGGCCAGCTTGACATTCATGAGCTCCTGGTACTCACGCAGCTGCCGCGCCATGTCCTGCTTGGCCTGCTGCAGGGCAGCCTCCAACTGGGCCAGCTTGGCGTTGGCATCCTTAATGGCCATCTCCCCACGCTGCTCGGCATCGGCAATGGCAGCCTCCAGGGTAGCTTTCTGTGGGACGGAGACACATGAGCAGATGGTACCTGGTGCATCTTCTCTTCAAATCCATCCACATTGAATTACTTTCTATTGTCATTTGTTttgaagcccaggctggactggaagtCTCTCTATAAcccgagctggccttgaacttatagcaGTCCTCCTGTTTAACCCCAACTATTGGTGTtactggtgtgcaccaccaggcctggttgTATGCGGTACTGAACACAGGGCTTTGggcttgctaggcaagtactcGAGCAACTGAGCTGCATGCCCAGGCCCCCACCTTGAGCTTCTTTGAGAGTCTCCCCTCCCAGACTTAGACCAACTCCATCCAGCTAAAAGGAAATTCTACAGGTCACACTGAGCAAGCCTGAGAAGCAATGGGAGCCGCTTCCAGCCATTTCCCCCTCACTTCCCCCTGTGGAGACAAAGCTTTGCTTTATCTAGATTGGATCCTAGCTTCTAGAATGTTCATAAAGCAGCAACACACAACCTTGCCCCACATGTGGCAGACTAAGTAGAGAAGGCCTGGGGGGATGGGACCTGGATTCTAGTCAGTCATCCCGAGACACTACCCATGGAGAACCCCACAGCAGCTAAGACAGCTCATTAGAAGCTGCCCCTCCCACTCTCAACCCCGGTTCCCTTCCTGACCTCCCACCCAGTCCCACCCAAGCCCGGCAGTACCTGGCCTTTGAGGGCGTCAATCTCTGCCTGCAGGCGGCTGACGTTGCGGTTCATCTCAGAGATCTCAGTCTTTGTGCGACGCAAGTCATCCCCGTGCTTCCCAGCCAGGGTCTGCAATTCCTCATACTGCAGGGGCAAGAAGGGAAGTCAAGCCACAGAAGCCTGGGTCATTTCACCCACCAACCTTCTACATATGTGAAGAAGTATGCATAAGTACGTCATGCGTgcgcactcatgcacacatgcacacgtgcgcacacagacacacacacagtctcacacacacacacacacaccaacaaaggTCCCTTTCCAGAACTCCAGGCTTCCATTCTGCAAAGCCAGGCCCAGCAGGCATAGTGGAATTTGGAACCCTGTTCCCCCCTCATGATCCAGGGCACACAATTGGTCAGGAAGGAAGACCCAGGCTTGTAAACTTGTTCTTTACCTTAACTTGGTACATGCTTTCAGCCTCAGCCCGGCTGCGGTTGGCGATGTCCTCATACTGGGCACGGACTTCTGCGATGATGCTGTCCATGTCCAGGGAGCGGCTGTTGTCCATGGACAGCACCACAGACGTGTCTGAGATCTGAGACTGCAGCTCACGGATCTCCTGTAGGGCAGGAACATGGTGGTAAGGCTGTGTCCCTGTACACAGGGTCCTTTGCGACATGACAAAGGAGCAAGTGACAGCCAGAGCTTAGTTAACAGTGGAAGGGAGACGACCAAAACTCTGAACCATGGAGGGAACCAGCAAGGGAAACCTAAAGTTAGGTAAATAACCAAGAGGAAGACCCGCTCCCCACTCTCAGCCCCACTCAAGGCCGAGAGGCCTTGAAGACAGCATAAAGACCAGGGATAAGAGCTTTGAGGGTAAGACAAGTCTGCTAGGCTGTGCCACTGAGGACCTAGAATAATGggttatttcccttctcagagccCGTTTCCCCATTTCAAGTAGGGCTTGGAGCCTCTCTAACAGTGTTAGCTGGCGGCTGTGGCTATGGGGCCCTTGTTGAGTGGCATGCTGGAAGACAGGGATAGACTGCCTGGGTGCCCGAGAAGGATACTGACAGGCTGGGGGACCTGCCCACTCCAGCCCCCGAGAAAGTACCTCTTCATGGATCTGACGAAGGAAGTTGATCTCATCAGTCAGCCCTTCCAGGCGGGACTCCAGTTCCACCTTGTTCATATATGCTTCATCCACATCCTGAGGGTGAGGTGAgaaacctgagttcagtacccaggGGCTCCCCAACATCTGCCCATGGCTGAGACTGGAGGCTGACCCTCCAGTCTAGCCACAGTCTACTCCCTTGGATCCCAATCATGAACTTTAATTATCTCTGCTTCCCTCCAGAAAGCTAAGGTTAGACCACTAACCTAGTCCAGTTTGATACTTGGAACACTATCTAACTGCAGGAAACACTCTGTCTTGTCTACCTTTCCAGTGTGTTGTCTGGAAGGCATCAGATGGCAAAAGAATTTGTCTTATTCCTTAGAAAGCAATGAGGTCATCAGAAAACCCCGAGTCTGAGTCTCAAAGCTCAGCCTCctgtgtcttctttcttcttttttttaacttatttttaatatttttaattatgtgcaagtgtgtatgcTTGCATATGATGTACACgtgaatgcaggtgccctcagaggcctgaggc
The Microtus pennsylvanicus isolate mMicPen1 chromosome 2, mMicPen1.hap1, whole genome shotgun sequence DNA segment above includes these coding regions:
- the Krt8 gene encoding keratin, type II cytoskeletal 8, which gives rise to MSIRVTQKSYKVSTSGPRAFSSRSYTSGPGARISSSSFSRVGSGSSFRGGLGTSMGLGGFSGAGVGGGITAVTVNQSLLSPLKLEVDPNIQAVRTQEKEQIKSLNNKFASFIDKVRFLEQQNKMLETKWSLLQQQKTSRSNMDSMFESYINNLRRQLEALGQEKLKLEAELGNMQGLVEDFKNKYEDEINKRTEMENEFVLIKKDVDEAYMNKVELESRLEGLTDEINFLRQIHEEEIRELQSQISDTSVVLSMDNSRSLDMDSIIAEVRAQYEDIANRSRAEAESMYQVKYEELQTLAGKHGDDLRRTKTEISEMNRNVSRLQAEIDALKGQKATLEAAIADAEQRGEMAIKDANAKLAQLEAALQQAKQDMARQLREYQELMNVKLALDIEIATYRKLLEGEESRLESGMQNLSIHTKTSSGYAGGLNSAYGGLTSPGFNYGVSSFQPGFGSVGGSSSYSRTKAVVVKKIETRDGKLVSESSDILPK